From Pseudochaenichthys georgianus chromosome 11, fPseGeo1.2, whole genome shotgun sequence, a single genomic window includes:
- the gja4 gene encoding gap junction protein alpha 4 → MSRADWSFLEHLLEEGQEYSTGVGRVWLTVLFLFRMLVLGAAAESAWDDEQADFVCNTKQPGCPAVCYDKAFPISHFRYFVLQVIFVSTPTIFYFGYVAIRAGNAKRKEEDAKEAEEGSGGRKKGKIEVKWGNTSATKDNAQEEKQEGGGKRGRAEKTPPEAPKLKGRLLCAYAFSILLKVLLEVGFILGLWFIYDGFIIAAKFQCTAYPCPHTVDCFVSRPTEKTIFTIYTQVIAAISLLLNIIELLHLLQLAISHRLEKSYHAEQQDCLPRAEQVPAQQEAPELPTEPSEPYNAGGHVNLPVQGEAACYQNPCESYGDLAIEVNWGSRENMNDLLPSYVNCMGAMRTSHNPRVHYKKHAHHNGKSGKPAHKAHSKQKHYV, encoded by the coding sequence ATGTCCAGAGCTGACTGGTCCTTCCTGGAGCACCTACTGGAGGAGGGTCAGGAGTATTCAACAGGCGTTGGCCGAGTCTGGCTTactgtcctcttcctgtttcgCATGCTGGTGCTGGGAGCCGCTGCAGAGTCTGCTTGGGACGACGAGCAAGCCGATTTTGTCTGCAACACGAAACAACCTGGCTGCCCTGCCGTGTGCTACGACAAAGCCTTCCCCATCTCCCACTTTCGCTACTTTGTCCTCCAAGTCATCTTCGTGTCCACGCCGACCATCTTCTACTTTGGATATGTGGCTATAAGGGCTGGGAATGCCAAGAGAAAAGAGGAGGATGCGAAGGAGGCGGAAGAAGGTAGTGGAGGACGCAAGAAAGGAAAAATAGAAGTCAAATGGGGCAATACAAGTGCGACTAAAGACAATGCACAAGAGGAGAAACAAGAGGGTGGTGGGAAACGTGGAAGAGCGGAAAAAACTCCACCCGAGGCTCCTAAACTGAAAGGCAGGTTGCTGTGTGCATACGCATTCAGCATCCTGTTAAAAGTCCTCTTAGAAGTTGGCTTCATCCTCGGGCTGTGGTTTATTTACGATGGTTTCATCATTGCAGCGAAGTTCCAGTGCACGGCGTACCCCTGTCCTCACACGGTGGACTGCTTCGTTTCTCGACCCACGGAGAAGACCATCTTCACCATCTACACTCAGGTGATCGCTGCCATCTCTTTGCTACTCAACATCATAGAGCTCCTCCACCTCCTTCAGCTTGCCATCTCCCATCGGCTGGAGAAAAGCTACCATGCCGAGCAACAAGACTGCCTACCTCGGGCAGAGCAGGTACCGGCCCAACAGGAGGCTCCAGAACTCCCAACGGAGCCATCAGAGCCGTACAATGCAGGGGGTCATGTCAACTTACCCGTCCAGGGAGAAGCCGCATGCTACCAAAACCCCTGTGAAAGCTACGGGGATCTGGCTATAGAGGTGAACTGGGGATCTAGGGAGAATATGAATGACCTTCTTCCCAGTTACGTGAACTGCATGGGGGCTATGAGGACATCCCATAACCCCAGAGTCCATTATAAAAAACATGCACATCATAATGGGAAAAGCGGTAAGCCTGCCCATAAAGCACACTCAAAGCAGAAGCATTATGTGTGA